CTTCGACCCGGAGCGCGTGGTCGTCACCGCGGACCTGGCCGCCTTCCTCACCCTCCAGCTCCGTGAACTCGCCGAACTGGCCGCGCTGTTGGACAGACCGGACGACGTGCTGCGGTGGACGCGGACCGCCGGGGAGACCCAGCGGGCGATGCTCGACCAGCTCTGGACGGGTGACCGGTTCGTCGCCCGGGGCGTCGACAGCGGTGACACCTGGAGCACCTCCAGCCTGCTCGACCTGATGCCGATCGCGCTGGGCGAGCATCTGCCGGACGACGTGGGCGGGGTGCTGGCCGGCCGTATCGAGGCGCATCTGACCCCGTACGGACTGGCCACCGAACGGCCGGACTCGCCGCACTACCTCGCCGACGGCTACTGGCGCGGCCCCATCTGGGCCCCCGCCACGATCCTGGTCGAGGACGGCCTGCGCCGCGGCGGCCACGTCCGGCTGGCGGACGAGATCAGCGCCCGCTTCCGCGCCCTGTGCGAGGCGCACGGTTTCGCCGAGAACTTCGACGCCCTGAGCGGCACCGGGCTGCGCGACCGCGCCTACACCTGGACGGCTGCCGCCTATCTCCTCCTCGCCGAGGCACACGCCCTGCGGGACGCCGGATGAGGCCCCTCAGGCCAGGGTGACCTCGACCGGCAGCTTCTTGATGCCGTTGACGAAGTTCGAGCGCACCCGGGGGACCTCACCCACCAGCCGGATGTCGGCGAGGCGCGGGATCAGCTCCTCGAACATGATCCGGATCTCGGTGCGGGCGAGGAGGTTGCCCAGGCACAGGTGCGGGCTGCCCTTGCCGAAGGTGACATGGTCGTTGTGCTGCCGGGCCACGTCGAAGTCGTACGGGTTGCCGAAGACCTCCTCGTCGCGGTTGCCGGAGGCGTACCACATGACGACCTTGTCGCCCTCCCTGACCTGCTTGCCGCCGAGTTCGACGTCCCGGGTCGCGGTGCGCCGGAAGTGGTAGACGGGTGAGGCCCAGCGCAGGAACTCCTCGACCGCCGTGGGGATCAGGGACGGGTCGTCCCGCAACCTCGCCAGCTGCTCGGGGTGTTGGAGCAGGGCCAGCATGGAGTGGGTGATGGTGTGGCGGGTGGTCTCGTTGCCCGCCACCACCAGCAGCAGGAAGTAGTTGTCGAAGTCCTGCGCGGAGAGCGGGACGCCGTCGCGCGGGGTGGTGTTGACCAGCTTGGACACCAGGTCGGTGCCCTCCCCGCCGCGCCGCTGCCGGGCCAGCTCGCGGCCGTACTCGAAGACTTCGAGCGAGGCGGGGGAGCGGAACGGCAGGTCGCGGTACTGCTCGCTCTCCGCGCTGTGCAGCAGGACGTCCGCGTAGTCGGGGTCGGTGTTGCCGATGATGCGGTTGCCCCAGTCGATGAGCCGCTGGTTGTCCTCCGGCGGGACGTCGAGGAGGCGGGCCAGCACGTTGATGGGGAAGTCCGCCGAGACCTCCTTGACGAAGTCGAAGCTCCCCTTGGCCAGCGCCGCGTCGAGGGTCTTCGCGGTCAGGCCGCGCAGGAAGTCGGTGTAGCTGTTGATGACCCCGGCGCCGAACTGGCGCTGGATCACACTGCGCAGGGCGCGGTGGCGGACCCCGTCCAGCTCCAGGATCGAGGCCCGCTTCCTGATCTGGTCCTCGTCGACCTCCTCCAGGTTCACGAACCTCGTGGAGGTGAAGGTCTCCGCGTCCCGGTCCACGCGCGCGATGTCCGCGTGCCGGGTGACCGCCCAGAAACCGGAGTTGGGCGCCTCCTCGGGCTGCCAGTGCACCGGGTCCTCGTGGCGCAGGGTGTGGAACATCCGCCAGGGGGTGATGCCGTCGGTGAAGTGGTCGAGGTTCGCGAGGTCGACGTCCGCGAGGGGCATCGGCTCGATGGCGGTGGTTGCTGTCGTCATCCGGGAGTCCTTCACAGGTGGTAGGCGTACTCGGTGAACTCCCAGTCGGTGACGTGCCGTTGGAAGCGTTCGACCTCGTTGCGCTTGTAGGAGAGGTAGGAGGTGGTGAACCCCTTGCCGAGCAGGTCGGTCAGGGCGGTGTCGGCCTCCAGCGCGTCGAGCGCGGCGGGAAGGTCCTTCGGCAGGACCGCGGACCGCGCGGTGTCGTAGCCGTAGCCCTCCAGAGGCGCCGGTGGGTCCTCGCCCGCCTGGATGCCGAGCAGGGCGGCGGCCAGGGTCCCGGCGACGAGCAGGTACGGGTTGGCGCTCGCGTCACCGAGCCGCAGTTCCAGCCGGGACCCGGAGCCGCGCTCGGGCGGGACGCGCACCATCGCGCTGCGGTTGTCGAGGCCCCAGTCGATCAGCCAGGGGGCGAGGGTGTCGGGGCCGAAGCGTTTGTAGGAGTTGACGGTCGGGTTGGCGAGGGCGGCCAGCGCGGGCGCGTGCGCCAGGATTCCGGCGAGGGCGTGCCGGGCGGTGACCGAGAGGCCGTGAGCGCCGGCCGGATCGTCGAAGGCGTTGCCGCCCTCCGCGTCCTGGCAGGACAGGTGCAGATGGAACCCGGAGCCGCCCGCGTCCCCGAAGGGCTTGGCCATGAAGGTGGCCAAGTTGCCCTCCCCGCGGGCGAGTTCCTTCACGGCGGCCTTGAAACGGAAGGCTCGGTCGGCCGCGTCCAGGGCCTCGGAGTGGGTCAGGTTGATCTCGTACTGGCCCCCGTCGAACTCGTGGTTGCCGGTGACGACACCGAGTCCGAGGTCGCGCAGCTGCCTGAGGGTGCGCAGCAGGTGGTTGCCGGGGTCGGCGCGCAGTCCGGCCGTGTACACGGCACCGGTGGTCTCGGGGGCGCGCCGCCAGCCGGCCGGGGTCCCGGGCGCGGGCTCCAGCAGGAAGTACTCCAGCTCGGGTCCCACGACCGGACGCAGCCCCTGTGCCGCGCACCGGGCCAGCACGGCCCGCAGCAGATCGCGGGGCGACTCGGCCGCGGGGCCCGACGTCGCCGGGTCGGTGACCTCGCCGAGACAGACGGCGACCCCGGGCTCCCAGGGCAGGGCGGCCAGCGTCGACAGGTCGGGCCGTACGCACACGTCCGGCAGCCCGGCGTCCAGGCCGCCCGCCACCGGGACCACGTCCCCCTGCGGGCTGGTGTGGTAGACGGCCTTGCAGAAGGCCAGACCGTGCTCGCAGGCCGCGGGCAGATGGTCCACCAGGACGTCCCGGGCGCGGTCGGTGCCGATGAGGTCCGGATAGATCACCCGCACCACGTCGATGCCGTCGGCGGTGAGCCGCTCGACGTGCCGGCGGATGTCTGGGGTGTCGTGAGCGCTCACCGTGCCTCCTTGGGCGACTGGGGCAGCCTCGGGCTTCGTTTGAACCCGAACGTTATGGAGGGGGACCGCCTCCCGCAAGGGGTGGGCGCCAATAATTTATCCACCTGGATAGGTATTGACCAGGGGGTGGCGCGTGGCTACCTTGTTTGAAGCCAAACGAGTTGGGGGCATGGTCTCCGTGTCCCTTTGGCCGGGGCCCGGCCGTCACCGGCCGGGCCCCACTTCGCCCCTTCGCTCCCGCTCCCTCAGGAGGACCGGCCATGAAGGTCGTCGTCGACATGAACAAGTGCCAGGACCACGGCCAGTGCGTCTTCGCGGCCCCCGACGTCTTCACGATGGACGACGACGGACACCTGCTGTACGTCCCCGACCCGGACGACGCGCTGCGCGACGAGGTCGAGGAGGCCGCGGACGTGTGCCCGCTCCAGGCGATCCGGATCGAGGGCTGACATGGCCGCCGGCATCGTCGTCGCGGGCGCCTCCCTGGGCGGCCTCCGCGCGGCCGAGCACCTGCGGGCCGCGGGCTGGACCGGCCGGATCACGGTCGTCGGCGAAGAACCGCACATGCCCTACAACCGGCCTCCGCTCTCCAAGGAGGTCCTCTCAGGCAAGGCCCCCTTCGCGTCACTCGCCTTCACCCCCAAGCCGGCCACGGCCGACGTCGAGTGGCGCCTCGGCACCCGGATCACCGCGGCCCGCCTCGACGAACGGACCGTCACCCTCGACGACGGCTCCCTGCTGCCCTACGACGGTCTCGTGGTCGCCACCGGCATGCGCCCCCGCCGACTGCGCTGCCCCGGCCCCCTCGCCGGCCGGCACACGGTCCGCACCCTCGACGACGCCCGCCGGCTGCGGGACGAGCTGACCCGGCCGGGCGTGCGCGTGGTCGTCGTCGGCGCCGGGTTCATCGGCTGTGAGGTCGCCGCGACGGCCGTGGCGCTCGGCGTCGCCGAGGTGACCGTCGTCGACCCGCTGCCGCTGCCCATGGCCGGCCCGCTCGGCGAACTCCTCGGGCGCGCGCTCCTGAAGCGGCACGAGGAACGCGGAGTGCGTTTCGTACTGGGCGCGGGAGTGGCCGGTTTCCACGGCGACGAGCGCGTGACCGGAGTCGAGCTGTCCGACGGCACGGTCCTGGCCGCCGACGTCGTCGTCGAGTCGGTCGGCTCGCAGGCCAACACCGAGTGGCTGGAGGGCAACGGCCTCGACCTGAGCGACGGTGTGCTGACCGACGAGTCGCTGCGGGTCGGCGGCCGGCCCGAGGTCGTCGCCGTCGGGGACGTGGCCCGCTTCCCCAACGCCCGCTACGACGGCGTCCCCCGCCGCGTCGAGCACTGGTCGATCCCCACCGACACCGCCAAGCACGCCGCGAAGACCCTGGTCGGCGCCGGTCCCGGGCCCTTCGCCCCGCTGCCCACCTTCTGGAGCGACCAGCACGACTTCCGGTTGCAGTCCTTCGGCGCGCCGGCGCTCGGCCTCGCGGACGTCCGGGTGCTGGACGGCGACCCGGCCGGTGACGTCCTGGTCGGCTACCACGCCGACGACCGGCTGGTCGGTGTCGTCGCGCTCGGCGGACAGCCGGCCGCGAGGCTTGCCGCCCGCTACCGCGCCCACCTGCTCCAGCAGCCCGCCCTCACCGCGTAAGGAACCCCTGACATGTCCGCTGTGCGTGGCTTCTTCCACCCCAAGACGGCGAGCGGCACCTCGTCGCTGATCCCCTCGCCCCCGTGGCGCTACTCCGGCGACCTGCTCACCGTCGAGTACCGCACGGACCCCGCGCGGGTGCGCGAACTGCTCCCCGAGCCCCTGGAGCCGGCCGACGAGGATCCCGGCGCCGTCGCCCTGATCTGGGCCGACTGGCAGTCCTGCTCGGCGACGGGGGACGAACTCCTCGACCCGGTCCTCTCCCAGTACAAGGAAGCCTTCGCGGTCGTCCGCTGCACGTACCGGGGCGAGACCTACTCGCGGTGCGTGTACATCTGGGTCGACAAGGACTTCGCCGTCGCCCGCGGACTCCACCAGGGCTATCCGAAGAAGCTCGGGTCCATCCACCAGACCCGTCCGCACCCGTACGGGCCCGCCCCGCGGATCGAGGCCGGGGCGCGGTTCGGCGCCACCCTCGCCGCCGCGGACCGGCGGCTCGCGCAGGCCGTGGTGACCCTGCGGGAGCCTTCCTCGCACAACGGGTTCGTCAACGCCCACCCCATGGCCCATCACCGGTGGCTGCCGTCGATCGAGAAGGGCAAGGGGCTGGCCCTCGACGAGCTGATCGAGACCGGGGCGGCCTCCTTCGAGGGTGGCCAACCCTGGGTCGGGGACGCCGAGTTGGAGCTGTTCGAGGCGCCGACCGAGGAACTGGCCCGGCTGGAGGTCCGGGAGCCCGTCGCCGCGTACTACCGCCAGGTCGGCGTCGTCTGGGACGGCGGCCGGCTCCTGGAGTCCGGAACCTCCGGAGCCTCCGGATCCGAATGAGCCCCCTACCCCGCGCAGCACTTGGAGACCGGACATGACCGAACACACCCTCACGGTGGCCGGGGTCGCCGTCGACACCCGGCACTGGATCGGCGGCGAGCGCGTAGCGTCCGCCGAGACCTTCACCGATGTCTCGCCCATCGACGGCACCGAACTCGGCGAGATCGCCCGTGGCGGTCCCGCCGAAGCCGCCGCCGCGGTCGCCGCGGCCAAAGCCGCCTTCCCGGCCTGGGCCGCCACCTCCCGCGCCGAGCGCGCCCGCATCCTGCACGCCCTCGCCGACGGCGTCGAGAAGCGGCTCGAAGAGCTGGCGATCGTGGAGACCACCGACAACGGGGCGCTGCTGCGCTCGCACCGCCGGGGCGTGATGCCACGCGTGGCGCACAACTTCCGCTTCTTCGCGGACTGGTTGCTGAAGCTGGACCACGAGGACTTCGAGACCCGCGGCCACACCAACCACGTCTCCTGGGACCCGGCGGGCCCCTGTGTGCTGATCACGCCGTGGAACGCCCCGCTGATGCTCGCCACCTGGAAGGTCGCCCCCGCCCTCGCGGCCGGCGACACCGTGGTCCTCAAGCCCGCCGAGTGGTCCCCGCTCACCGCCTCCCTCCTCGCCGACATCGCCGCCGAGGCCGGCCTGCCCGCCGGCGTCCTGAACGTCGTCCAGGGCTACGGCGCCGAGATCGGCGACGCGCTCACCGCGCACCCGGACGTGCGCCGCATCAGCTTCACGGGCTCGGTGCCGACCGCGCAGCGCATCGCCGCCTCCGCCGCCGCCAACCTGACCCCCCTGAGCCTCGAACTCGGCGGCAAGTCACCGCTGTTGGTGTTCGCCGACGCCGACCTGGACCTCGCGGTCGACCTCGCGGTGGAGCAGTACGACAACGCCGGGCAGGTGTGTCTGGCGGCCACCCGCATCCTCGTGGAGGAGCCGATCGCCGAGGAGTTCACCCGGCGCTTCGTCGACAAGGCGAGCCGTCTCCAGCAGGGGGACCCGCGTGACGAGGCCACCGACATCGGCCCGACCATCCATCCCCGCCAGTTGGAGAAGATCGACGGCTTCGTGCGGCGGGCTCTCGCGGCCGGGGCACGGGCGGTCGTCGGCGGACACCGCGAGGGGGACCAGTACTACGCGCCGACGCTCCTCACCGATGTCGCCCAGGACTCGGAGATCGTCCAGGAGGAGGTCTTCGGGCCGGTCCTGACCCTCCAGACCTTCACCGACGAGGACGAGGCGGTCCGCCTCGCCAACGACACCCGCTTCGGGCTCGCCGCCACCCTCGCCACCGGCTCGCGGGAGCGCGCCGACCGCGTCACCGCACGGCTCGTGGCAGGCACGGTGTGGGTCAACTGCTTCTTCGTCCGCGACCTCGAGGCACCCTTCGGCGGCTCCCGCCACTCCGGGGTCGGCCGCGAGGGCGGCACCTGGAGCTTCGACTTCTACTGCGACCTGAAGAACACCGTCACCGCGCCGAAGGGGTTCAAGGACCATGGGTGAGATCGTCGGGGCGGGGCTCCTCGCCCACGTCCCCACCATCGTGCTCCCGGAGGAGGAGCGCCGGGAGCTGAACGAGGGCAAGGAGATCACCCTCGTCACCGGCCTCCGGGAGCTGCGCCGGGACGTCTTCGAGCGGGACGACTACGACACCGTCGTCGTCCTCGACTCCCACTGGGCGACCACGGTCGAGTTCGTGGTCACGGCCCAGCAGCGCCGCGCCGGTCTGTTCACCTCGGAGGAACTGCCGCGCGGGATGTGCAGGATGCCGTACGACTTCCCCGGCGACCCCGAACTCGCCCGCAACGTCGAGAAGTTCGCCGACGAGCACGGCACCTGGATCACCGCGATCGAGGACGAGTACCTGCCGATCTACTACGCCACCATCAACCTCTGGAAGTACCTGGGGGAGGGGCTGCCCGACAAGCGCTGGGTGACCATCGGCGTCTGCCAGACCGGCGACATGGAGGACCACCTGCGCCTCGGACGGGCACTCGCCGACGGCATCTCCGCCACCCCCGGCCGCCGGGTCCTGCTCATCGCGTCCGGCGCCCTCTCGCACACCTTCTGGCCGCTGCGCGAACTGCGCGACCACGAGGCGAGCGACCCGGTGCACATCCGCACCCCCGAGGCCCGGGAGGCGGACCTCGAGCGCATCGCCTGGTTCAGGGAGGGCCGGCACGACAAGGTCCTCGACACCATGGACGCGTTCTGGAAGGTCAGGCCCGAGGCGAAGTTCTTCCACTACCTGATGATGGCCGGCGCCCTCGGCGAACAGGCCTGTACCGCGCGGGCCCGCCAGTACGGCGAGTACGAGAACTCCGTCGGCACCGGCCAGGTCCACCTGTGGTTCGACCGCCCGGCCGACGGCTGGACCGGCACGGGAGCACCCGTGGCTGCCGTACCCCATCACCCGCACCGTCGCCCCTAGGAAGGCTGCCATGCCCGAGTACCGCCGGATCCTCCTCGACGGCGCCGCCGTCCAGGTCACCGTCGAAGGCGACGAGTTGGTCGCCGGGGACGGCCGTCGCGTCAAGACCGGGGACGCCCTGCACCTGCCGCCCGTCGTGCCGTCGAAGGTGATCGCCGTGCACCTCAACCACCGCAGCCGCGTGGAGGAGTTCCGGATCGACCTGCCGGACACCCCGACGTACTTCCACAAGCCGACCTCCGCCCTCAACTCCCACCGGGGCGCGGTCGTCCGTCCCGAGGGCTGCAAGTGGCTCAACTACGAGGGGGAGGTGGCCGTCGTCATCGGGAGGACCGCCCGCAACATCTCCCCGGCCGAGGCGGGCGAGTACATCGAGGGCTACACGATCGCCAACGACTACGGCCTCCACGACTTCCGGGACACCGACGCCGGCTCGATGCTCCGGGTGAAGGGCTCCGACACGTTGTGCCCGCTGGGCCCGGGGCTGGTCACCGACTGGGACTTCCGGGGGAAGACCCTGCGGACGTACGTCAACGGCGAGGTGGTGCAGGACGGTTCGACCGACGAGATGAAGTGGGACATGCACTACCTCGTCGCCGACATCGCCCGCACGATCACCCTGTACCCCGGTGACGTCCTGCTGTCGGGTACCCCCGCCAACTCCCGCCCGGTACAGCCGGGCGATGTCGTCGAGGTGGAGGTCGAGGGCCTGGGACGCCTCACCAACCACATCGTCACCGGCCCCACCCCCGTCCGCCCCGACGTCGGCGCCCAGCCCACGGAGTCCGAGGAGGTCCTGTCCACCGCACTCGGCGGCGACTGGGAGTTCCGCGGCATCCGCCCACCGAGGCGCTGAACGGGTGCCCCGACCGTGGCCGGGGCGCGGCGGTCCCCCTCGCGCCCCGCACCACACCCCCCTCCGCCGACATGCCGACCGGCCGGCACCTGTCTTCGGCCAGGTAGGGTCGCCGGTATGACCGAAGCCGGCGGCAGTCCCGAGAGCCAGCGGTCACGTAAGCGTGTGCACTACGGGGAAGGGCGCGAGGCGCTGCTGAGTGCGGCGGTCCGGGTGGTGGCCCGGGGTGGGCTGCGCAGGCTCACCTATCGCGCGGTCGCTCAGGAGGCCGGGGTCACCCACGGGCTGGTGGTCCACCACTTCGGCTCCCGTGACGCCCTGATCGAGGAGACCCTCGCCCACACCATCCGCACCTCGATGGACACCAGCGCGCTCGAACCCGGCACCGGCAAGGTCGCCGACTTCTCCTCCGGCGTGTCCGAGATGGTCACCGCGGACCCGGACAAGCAGGCGTTCCAGTACGAGCTGCTGCTCGAATCGCGCCGCAGGCCGGAACTGCTCCCGCAGCTCCGCGCCCTGTACGACGAGTACTTCGACGCCACCCACCGCGAGCTCAGCCGCATGCTGCCCGACGGTGCCGACCGCGCGCTGTCCCGCCTGGTCTTCGCCGCCCTGGACGGCCTGGTCCTCCACCAGCTCGTCCTCGGCGAGCCCGAGGTCACCGACGCGGCGATCGAGGAACTGCGCACCCTGCTGCGGCTGCTCGGCGCCGACGGCACCGGCGCCGAAGGCGCCGGTACGCAGGACCCCGGCGCCTGACCGCCGTAGGAAATCGCCCGCCTGACGGGAAACCCGCCGTACCCCCTTGCCAAACGGATAGTTCCGACCCACCATGAGGCAACTCGTTTGGCTCGAAACAATTCCCGCCCCTCCCCGCTCCCGGCAGGTGATTCGAGTGGACAGTCAGACAGCGGTCAGCACCGAGGCCGCTACGGCACCCTCCACGGCAGGCAGGCTCAAGCCCGACTCGCTCGGCGTCCTGGGCATCCTGTTCTTCGTCCTTTCCGCCCAGGCCCCGCTGACCGGCATCGCCGGCGCCGTCCCCATCGCGGTCGGCATCGGCAACGGCGCCGGCACCCCCGCCGCCTACCTCCTCGCCGGCGCCGTGATCCTGCTGTTCTCGGTCGGCTTCGTCGCGATGGGCCGCCATGTCGTGGACGCGGGCGCCTTCTACACGTACATCGGCAAGGGCCTCGGCCGGCCGACGGGCTCCGGCAGCGCCGGGGTCGCCCTCTTCGCCTACTGCGCGATCCAGGCCGCGATGTACGGGCTGTACGGCGCCACGGTGAGCGGCCTGGTCGAGCACTACACCGGCACCCATGTGGCCTGGTGGGTCTGGACCCTGGTCACGATGGTGATCGTCCAGGTCCTCGGCGCCTCGGGCATCGAGATGGGCGCCCGGATCCTCACCGTCTTCGTGCTGGCCGAGTTCAGCATCCTGATCGTCTTCGCCCTGGTGACCTTCTTCAAGGGCGGCGGCCCCGAGGGGCTCGGCTTCACCGACAGCTTCTCCGCCTCCGCCGCGCTCCAGGGCGCCCCGGGCGTGGCGCTGATGTTCGCCGTCGCGTCGATGTTCGGCTTCGAGGCCACCGCGATCTACGGCGAGGAGGCCCGCGAGCCGCGCCGGACCGTGCCCCGGGCCACCTATCTGTCCGTCGGGGTGGTCACCGGTTTCTTCGCCTTCACCTCGTGGATGCTGGTCTCCGCGCACGGCGCGTCCCACGCCACCGGCGAGGCCGGCAAGGCGCTGGAGAGCGGCGACGCCACGTCCTTCGTCTTCGCGCCGATCGCCGCCCAGTTCGGCGGCTGGGTCGACGACGTCCTGCCGGTCCTGCTGGCCACCTCCCTCTTCGCCGGCATCCTCGCCTTCCACAACTCCGCCAACCGCTACCTCTTCTCGCTCGGCCGCGAACGGCTCCTCCCGCACGGACTGACCGCGCTCAACCGCCGCCACTCGCCCTGGGCGGCCGGTGTCGTGCAGACCGTCCTCGCGGCACTGCTGGTGCTGCCCTTCGCGATCCTGGGCAAGGATCCGGTGCTCACCCTGTTCTCCTGGTTCAGCGGGGTCGCGGTACTGGCGATGATGCTGCTCTACTTCCTGACCTCGGTCTCCGTGGTCGTCTTCTTCCGCCGCTCGCGCGCCGACACCCGCCCCTGGAACACCGTGATCGCCCCCGTGCTGGGCGCGCTGGGCATCGCCGGTGCCATCTGGCTCATCGTCGAGAACTTCACCACCCTCATCGGCGGCGACCGGACCACCGCGATCTGGCTCCAGCTCTCCGTCCCGGCCGTCCTGGTCCTCGGTCTCGTGGCCGCACGCGTGACCAGGGGCCGAGCCGTCCGGCCGTGACCATGGGGGGCGGCCCTGCCCTGGGCTTCAACCATTGAGCTCTCTCGCCGCCCCCTTGTCCCCATTTTGTTTGGTCCCAAATATTGACCGCGGAGGTCCCCCATGCCGGATGTCACTCATGAGGAGTGGCTGCGCCGCGCCAAGTCCCTGACCCCTTCCGGTGTCCATCACATCGACGGCGCCGGCGAACCCGGCGGCGGAGCGGCCTTCACCCTCGTCTCGCCCCGCGACGGCCAGGTGCTGGCCGAGATCGCCGACGCGGGCGCCGCGGAGGTGGACGCGGCGGTCGCCGCCGCCCGGCGGGCCTTCGACTCCGGCCCCTGGCCGCACCTGGCCCCCGCCGAACGCGGCCGGACCCTGCTGCGCATCGCCGACCTGCTCGAACAGCGGCGCGAGGAACTGGCGTTGACCGTCAGCCTGGAGATGGGCAAACCCGTCACGGACGCCTACGGCATCGAACTGCGCGCCCTCATCACCACCTTCCGCTGGTACGGCCAGCTCGCCGACAAGCTCACCGACCAGTCCCCGCACACCGCCCCGGACGCCCTCGCCCTGGTCACCCGCGAGCCGGCCGGCGTCGTCGCAGCCGTGGTGCCGTGGAACTTCCCCCTGACGCTGGCCGGTTGGAAGGTGGCCCCGGCGCTGGCGGCCGGCTGCACGGTCGTACTGAAGCCGTCGGAGCACTCCCCGCTGTCGGCCCTCCTGCTCGGCCGCCTCGCCACCGAGGCGGGACTGCCCCCGGGGGTCCTCAACGTCGTGGCCGGCGACGGACCCGTGGCCGGCCGGGCACTGGGCCTCCACCCGGACGTCGACGTCCTCGCCTTCACCGGCTCCACCGCCGTGGGCCGGCACTTCCTGCGCTACTCCGCCGACTCCAACCTCAAGCGCGTCTGGCTGGAACTGGGCGGCAAGTCACCGAACATCGTCCTGCCCGACGCCCCCGACCTGGAGCGGGCCGCGGCCACCGCCGCCTGGGGCATCTTCTTCAACCAGGGCGAGATGTGCACCGCCCCCTCCCGGCTCCTGGTGCACTCCTCCGTCGC
Above is a window of Streptomyces griseorubiginosus DNA encoding:
- a CDS encoding APC family permease translates to MDSQTAVSTEAATAPSTAGRLKPDSLGVLGILFFVLSAQAPLTGIAGAVPIAVGIGNGAGTPAAYLLAGAVILLFSVGFVAMGRHVVDAGAFYTYIGKGLGRPTGSGSAGVALFAYCAIQAAMYGLYGATVSGLVEHYTGTHVAWWVWTLVTMVIVQVLGASGIEMGARILTVFVLAEFSILIVFALVTFFKGGGPEGLGFTDSFSASAALQGAPGVALMFAVASMFGFEATAIYGEEAREPRRTVPRATYLSVGVVTGFFAFTSWMLVSAHGASHATGEAGKALESGDATSFVFAPIAAQFGGWVDDVLPVLLATSLFAGILAFHNSANRYLFSLGRERLLPHGLTALNRRHSPWAAGVVQTVLAALLVLPFAILGKDPVLTLFSWFSGVAVLAMMLLYFLTSVSVVVFFRRSRADTRPWNTVIAPVLGALGIAGAIWLIVENFTTLIGGDRTTAIWLQLSVPAVLVLGLVAARVTRGRAVRP
- a CDS encoding aldehyde dehydrogenase → MPDVTHEEWLRRAKSLTPSGVHHIDGAGEPGGGAAFTLVSPRDGQVLAEIADAGAAEVDAAVAAARRAFDSGPWPHLAPAERGRTLLRIADLLEQRREELALTVSLEMGKPVTDAYGIELRALITTFRWYGQLADKLTDQSPHTAPDALALVTREPAGVVAAVVPWNFPLTLAGWKVAPALAAGCTVVLKPSEHSPLSALLLGRLATEAGLPPGVLNVVAGDGPVAGRALGLHPDVDVLAFTGSTAVGRHFLRYSADSNLKRVWLELGGKSPNIVLPDAPDLERAAATAAWGIFFNQGEMCTAPSRLLVHSSVADQVTEAVVARARALRVGDPLDPATEMGALVGESHLARVQDHIATGLDEGARLRAGGARTLTGTGGSFLEPTVFDRVDPGMRLAREEIFGPVLSVLAFDDLDEAVRLANATEYGLAAALWTSDLSTAHKVSRALKAGTVWVNCYEEGDLTVPFGGVKQSGNGRDKSAHALEKYTELKTTWIQL